In Chitinivorax sp. B, the genomic stretch ACCGGGTGATAGAAGGGCATGTCCAGCATCTGGGCGATGGTCAGCGATTGTTGATATGCCCAAGCCAGCGTGTGGGCAATGTTCTCGGCACGTGGGCCGATCCATTCTGCACCCAGAAAGCGACCACTGAGGCGATCTGCATAAACATGCATCAACCCTTTGTTCTTGAGCATGACCCGGCTACGGCCCTGATCTTCAAAACTGACTTCACCCGTGACGAAGCTGCCAGGTGTCAAATCGGCAAAGCGTTGACCAACCATGGCAATCTGCGGGTCGGAAAACACCACTGCAATGGGCGCCCGGCGATGTCCAGGCTGCACTTGTGGGTAGTGCGCGGCATTGGTGCCCGCAGTTTTGCCTTCATCGGCGGCTTCGTGCAGCAAGGGCAGGATATTGTTCGCATCACCGGCAATGAACACGGATGACTGGCCGCATTGCAATGTCGCGGGGTCAAACAATGGCACCCCTTTGGCATCAAGCGTCAACTGGGTATTTTGCAGACCAAGCCCTTTTATGTTGGGTATGCGGCCGGTGGCAACCAATACATAGTCGAACCGTTCGGTGATGGCAACATGTTCTGAGGCTTGATAGCGGATGACTGCTTCGTCGCCTTCCCGTGCCATGTCCAGAATGGTAGCGTCTGGGTCCAGAAAGTATTCCTGCTGGAAGGTATCCCGTGCGTAGTCGCGAATGGTCGGGTCGCTCAGCGGGCCAACACCGCCACGGGCACCAAACATGCGGACATAGACGCCCAGTCGGCTCAGTGCCTGCCCCAGTTCCAGCCCGATCACACCTGGGCCGAACACAGCAACACGCTTGGGTAAGGTATTCCAATTGAACACGTCGTCGTTGATCACCAGCCTATCGCCAAACACCCGGAATGCGTCGGGGATCGATGGTGTGGAGCCGGTGGCGATGACCACGCTGCGAGCTTTGACCTGTGTATGGTCACCCACCATCAATACCAGATTGTCGATAAAGCTGGCATGACCAGTCAGGCGGTCTTCTTCTGGAATGTTGTCGACCCCTTTCACCACAAAGCCGACAAAGCGATCACGTTCCCTTTTCACGCGGTTCATGACCTCATAACCATCAACACGAACTTCGCCATCGATGTGGATGCCGAAAGCATCGATGTGACGGGCTTCATGCGCTGCCTCTGCTGCGGCGATCAGCAGTTTGGACGGCATGCAGCCGACACGGGCGCAAGTGGTGCCATATGCCCCACCTTCAATGATCACGGCGCGTTTGCCGGCTGCCTTGGCGGCACGGTAGGCTGCCAGACCGGCTGTGCCGGCACCAATCACGGCGACGTCGGTATGCAATAGATTCATGGTTTGGTCCTTGATGTTGCGTGTGTTGGGCAATGACATGTCGAAGGCTGCATCGGCAGCCTTGAAGCTGGCATCGCGTCGGGCAGGAGGCCTGCCCGAATTCATGATTTACTTGATGAGGAATTTCTCGACATCTTCGGCACCGCCAATCAGCGTGCCGTTGATGAAGACTTGCGGGGCGGTCATCTTGCCGGATACCGCGCCGAGTACCTTGCCGCGTACTTTGTGATCCAGTGGCAGGTCAATGTATTCGTAGCCCTGGTCGGACAACAGCTGCTTGGCTTTTGCGCAGAAAGGGCAGCCTTCCTTTGAGAACA encodes the following:
- a CDS encoding dihydrolipoyl dehydrogenase → MNLLHTDVAVIGAGTAGLAAYRAAKAAGKRAVIIEGGAYGTTCARVGCMPSKLLIAAAEAAHEARHIDAFGIHIDGEVRVDGYEVMNRVKRERDRFVGFVVKGVDNIPEEDRLTGHASFIDNLVLMVGDHTQVKARSVVIATGSTPSIPDAFRVFGDRLVINDDVFNWNTLPKRVAVFGPGVIGLELGQALSRLGVYVRMFGARGGVGPLSDPTIRDYARDTFQQEYFLDPDATILDMAREGDEAVIRYQASEHVAITERFDYVLVATGRIPNIKGLGLQNTQLTLDAKGVPLFDPATLQCGQSSVFIAGDANNILPLLHEAADEGKTAGTNAAHYPQVQPGHRRAPIAVVFSDPQIAMVGQRFADLTPGSFVTGEVSFEDQGRSRVMLKNKGLMHVYADRLSGRFLGAEWIGPRAENIAHTLAWAYQQSLTIAQMLDMPFYHPVIEEGLRTALRDAAAKQQDA